The Microaerobacter geothermalis genome contains a region encoding:
- a CDS encoding MmgE/PrpD family protein: MTYSRKFAEYVVNHRFDGMTEEAVQFTKRSILDWVGSAIAGGKEKPALILNQTLKQFGGNPQATNFVSFEKTSAHYAALVNGGSSHILELDDVHKASILHAGASIIPAAFAAAEWKNVTGKELVEAVALGFEVGIRIGEAVTPSHYDIFHTTGTVGTFGAAAAVGKILQLSVEEMIHAFGSAGTQAAGLWEFIEDGAMSKQLHPAKAAANGLLSAALAKERFTGATRILEGRRGFFAGLVKEVNTYLLFQGLGESYKIVENTFKIHSCCRHIHPTLDLLQEMVQEHDDLWNRIDQVLIEVYQVALNITEKYDPKSVYEAKFSLPYASALMLKKGKAGLDEFTEENLDDPEIRNMMERITLRVNEEYNQRYPKVWPARVSIRLKDGTILQKETFYPKGDPENPATEKELIDKFSQLASKGLTSNKVNQLAEMLMNLEEVKDVSRLV; encoded by the coding sequence ATGACTTACTCCAGAAAGTTTGCGGAGTATGTGGTAAACCATCGTTTTGACGGAATGACAGAAGAAGCGGTCCAGTTTACCAAACGATCAATCCTGGATTGGGTGGGTTCAGCTATAGCCGGAGGAAAAGAAAAACCAGCCCTGATTTTGAACCAAACCCTAAAACAATTTGGCGGAAATCCTCAAGCCACCAACTTTGTCAGTTTTGAAAAGACGTCCGCCCATTATGCTGCCCTTGTAAACGGAGGATCTTCACATATTCTAGAGTTGGATGATGTGCATAAAGCGTCGATTCTACATGCCGGGGCATCTATTATTCCAGCAGCCTTTGCCGCAGCAGAGTGGAAGAATGTAACGGGAAAAGAATTAGTGGAAGCAGTAGCCCTTGGGTTTGAGGTGGGGATCCGTATAGGTGAGGCGGTTACTCCTTCCCATTATGATATATTTCATACCACCGGAACGGTAGGAACCTTTGGTGCAGCTGCAGCGGTGGGGAAAATCCTTCAGCTTAGTGTGGAGGAGATGATCCATGCCTTTGGGAGTGCAGGAACCCAAGCTGCAGGGTTGTGGGAGTTTATAGAAGATGGGGCCATGAGCAAGCAGCTGCATCCCGCGAAGGCGGCTGCAAACGGATTGCTTTCTGCTGCTTTGGCAAAAGAACGGTTTACAGGAGCCACCCGTATCTTGGAAGGAAGAAGGGGATTCTTTGCCGGATTAGTAAAAGAAGTGAATACTTACCTTCTATTCCAGGGATTGGGCGAATCATACAAAATTGTAGAGAACACCTTTAAAATCCATTCCTGCTGTCGGCATATTCATCCCACATTAGACCTTCTGCAAGAAATGGTTCAAGAGCATGATGATTTATGGAATAGAATTGATCAGGTATTGATTGAGGTTTATCAGGTTGCTTTAAATATTACGGAAAAATATGATCCGAAAAGCGTCTATGAAGCCAAATTCAGCTTACCCTATGCCTCTGCACTCATGCTAAAAAAAGGAAAAGCCGGGTTAGATGAGTTTACTGAGGAAAATCTAGATGATCCCGAGATTAGAAACATGATGGAAAGAATTACTTTAAGGGTTAATGAAGAATATAACCAGCGTTATCCGAAGGTTTGGCCTGCCCGGGTTAGCATTCGTCTGAAAGACGGCACCATCCTGCAAAAAGAAACCTTTTATCCGAAAGGAGATCCTGAAAATCCTGCCACTGAAAAAGAACTCATCGATAAATTTTCCCAACTGGCTTCAAAGGGGTTAACCTCCAATAAGGTAAATCAGCTGGCGGAAATGCTAATGAACTTGGAGGAGGTAAAAGATGTCAGCCGGTTGGTGTAG
- a CDS encoding fumarate hydratase, which translates to MRQINYNKVVDAVKELCQKANTQLGEDVLDAFQRALQEEESELGKDILNQLIENAQIASTQHVPMCQDTGMAVFLVELGQDCHIVGGSIYDAIYEGIRQGYGEGYLRSSVVHDPLNRKNTGDNTPGVVHIELVNGETCTIHMAAKGFGSENMSRLKMLTPSDGLEGVKDFIIETVKLAGPNACPPMVIGVGLGGTFEKAAYLAKKSLFRNIGIRHERKDIAQLELDLLKKINQLGIGPQGMGGRTTALDVHIEVYATHIAALPVAVNIQCHASRHKTVSI; encoded by the coding sequence ATGCGGCAAATAAACTATAACAAAGTGGTGGATGCCGTAAAGGAGCTGTGTCAAAAAGCAAATACCCAATTAGGAGAAGATGTGTTGGATGCCTTTCAACGTGCCTTACAAGAGGAAGAATCTGAGTTGGGAAAAGACATCTTAAACCAATTGATAGAAAATGCTCAGATCGCTTCCACACAACATGTGCCCATGTGCCAAGATACGGGAATGGCTGTATTTCTTGTGGAACTAGGTCAAGACTGCCATATCGTTGGCGGAAGTATATATGATGCGATCTATGAAGGAATACGGCAGGGATATGGGGAAGGGTACCTTAGAAGCTCCGTTGTTCATGATCCCCTAAACCGAAAAAATACAGGGGATAATACCCCTGGTGTGGTTCATATTGAACTGGTCAATGGAGAAACATGTACCATTCATATGGCAGCCAAGGGATTTGGGAGTGAGAACATGAGCCGGTTAAAAATGTTAACCCCTTCCGACGGATTAGAGGGAGTAAAGGATTTTATCATAGAGACGGTAAAACTGGCCGGACCCAATGCTTGTCCTCCAATGGTAATCGGTGTTGGTCTCGGAGGGACCTTTGAAAAAGCGGCATATCTGGCGAAGAAGTCTTTATTTCGGAATATTGGTATCCGTCATGAAAGAAAAGACATTGCCCAGTTGGAATTGGATCTGCTCAAAAAAATCAATCAGCTTGGTATAGGTCCCCAGGGAATGGGGGGGAGGACCACCGCCTTGGACGTTCATATTGAGGTTTATGCCACACATATTGCCGCTCTGCCAGTGGCGGTTAATATTCAATGTCATGCCAGCCGCCATAAAACCGTTTCTATATAG
- a CDS encoding Fe-S-containing hydro-lyase: MPAAIKPFLYSEGDEVNSMGIQHLRTPIPEDVLPTLKTGDRLMLTGIMYTARDAAHKRMFESLLKGDSLPFDIVGQTLYYVGPTPAKPGEVIGSAGPTTSGRMDKYTPKLLEMGLKVMIGKGKRNEEVKEAIKRHQAVYLAAVGGAGALIARAIKKVEVVAYEDLGTEAIRKLEVENFPVIVANDIYGNDLFELGGNNFESNEKGGRAAVVTETLVHNLLHTSYEDLPSETIEEAKRSLLNWLGVAIGAVDHPSVDMVLKVAQWVGGNEQATILGRGLKTNLLFASLVNGMSSHIFDFDDTLLETVLHPSAPVFPAILAYVETMGLSGKDVLFAFVLGCEVEARLAKCLYPSHIFFTTAILGSAGLSI, from the coding sequence ATGCCAGCCGCCATAAAACCGTTTCTATATAGTGAAGGAGACGAGGTGAATTCGATGGGAATTCAGCATTTAAGAACCCCTATTCCTGAAGATGTTCTTCCCACTTTAAAGACGGGAGACCGTTTGATGCTGACCGGAATCATGTATACGGCACGGGATGCCGCCCACAAAAGGATGTTTGAAAGCCTGTTAAAGGGAGACTCTCTTCCTTTTGACATCGTCGGCCAAACCCTTTACTATGTGGGACCCACACCAGCCAAACCGGGTGAGGTGATTGGTTCAGCTGGACCGACCACTAGTGGGAGAATGGATAAATATACTCCGAAGCTTCTTGAGATGGGATTAAAGGTGATGATCGGAAAAGGGAAAAGAAATGAGGAAGTGAAGGAAGCGATCAAGAGGCATCAAGCCGTGTATTTAGCGGCAGTGGGTGGAGCGGGGGCCCTTATTGCCCGGGCAATTAAAAAGGTGGAAGTGGTTGCTTATGAGGATTTAGGGACGGAAGCCATCCGTAAATTGGAAGTGGAAAATTTTCCAGTCATTGTTGCAAACGATATTTACGGAAACGATTTGTTCGAACTGGGAGGGAACAATTTCGAATCCAATGAAAAAGGAGGGAGAGCAGCGGTGGTTACAGAAACACTCGTCCACAATTTGCTTCACACAAGTTATGAGGATCTTCCGTCAGAAACCATAGAGGAAGCCAAAAGAAGTCTCCTCAATTGGCTAGGAGTTGCCATCGGAGCAGTTGATCATCCGTCGGTGGATATGGTGCTGAAGGTGGCCCAATGGGTTGGAGGGAATGAACAAGCTACAATTTTGGGTCGAGGATTAAAGACAAATCTATTGTTTGCTTCTCTGGTGAATGGGATGTCATCCCATATCTTTGACTTTGATGATACCCTGTTGGAGACGGTTCTTCATCCAAGCGCCCCGGTTTTTCCGGCCATATTAGCCTATGTTGAAACGATGGGATTGTCGGGAAAAGATGTCCTCTTTGCCTTTGTACTAGGATGTGAGGTGGAAGCCAGATTGGCAAAATGCCTTTACCCTTCCCATATCTTCTTCACAACAGCAATTCTTGGTTCAGCAGGTCTATCAATTTGA
- a CDS encoding enoyl-CoA hydratase/isomerase family protein has product MSHVEWKRIGAEGTIAEIVLNRPEARNAFNTEMAKQLLEVCKTVGNSDVRAVLLTSSNSKAFCSGADLKERNNMTETEWRDQHKLFEEMFYAIADMPQPVIAVVDGYALAGGFELVLNCDMIVAAKTATFGLPEVTRGIMPGGGGSRLLSKRIGVHRAKEWLCTGRFVSAEEADRAGLLNRLTDSENLKKEALDLAEMISRNAPLAVQACKEAIDKLFGMDDKEARVEEIVFYNRCVDTEDRLEGVRAFVEKRPPRFQGK; this is encoded by the coding sequence ATGTCACATGTTGAATGGAAGAGAATTGGGGCAGAAGGAACAATTGCCGAAATTGTGTTAAACCGTCCAGAAGCTAGAAATGCCTTTAACACGGAAATGGCCAAACAGTTACTGGAGGTTTGTAAAACCGTCGGGAATTCCGATGTTCGGGCGGTATTGCTTACTTCCTCAAATTCAAAGGCTTTTTGTTCAGGGGCTGATCTGAAAGAAAGAAACAATATGACGGAAACCGAGTGGCGTGATCAGCACAAGCTTTTCGAAGAAATGTTTTACGCCATTGCAGATATGCCACAACCAGTAATTGCGGTAGTGGATGGGTATGCATTGGCCGGAGGATTTGAATTGGTCCTTAATTGCGACATGATTGTCGCAGCGAAAACGGCAACCTTTGGCTTGCCTGAAGTCACCCGGGGCATCATGCCAGGTGGTGGCGGATCCCGTTTACTGTCAAAACGGATCGGGGTTCATCGGGCAAAGGAATGGCTCTGTACAGGACGTTTTGTCTCGGCTGAAGAGGCAGATCGTGCTGGTTTGTTAAATCGATTAACAGATTCCGAGAATCTTAAAAAAGAAGCACTGGATCTTGCCGAAATGATTTCCCGAAATGCTCCTCTGGCTGTCCAAGCCTGTAAAGAAGCCATTGATAAACTGTTTGGCATGGATGATAAAGAGGCAAGAGTAGAGGAAATTGTATTTTATAACCGCTGTGTCGATACAGAGGATCGTTTGGAGGGGGTAAGGGCCTTCGTGGAAAAACGGCCACCTCGTTTTCAGGGAAAGTAA